In the Solanum pennellii chromosome 5, SPENNV200 genome, one interval contains:
- the LOC107018743 gene encoding HD domain-containing protein 2, with the protein MMAAKANPNSPFLSSSSSTHYSSFPFHQVSLKKVSFLVDFQCRKLVFACSKKPIPGSVNLDPSISNSGSGSSKNDSDGASSSPSNAIDFLTLCHSLKTTKRKGWVNHAIKGSESIADHMYRMSLMALIVGDLPGVNRERCIKMAIVHDIAEAIVGDITPSDGVPKAEKSRLEQAALTEMCKVLGGGMRAEEIKELWQEYENNASLEANLVKDFDKVEMILQALEYESEHGKVLDEFFLSTAGKFQTEIGKSWAAEIHLRRNSRLGN; encoded by the exons ATGATGGCAGCTAAAGCAAACCCAAATTCCCCTTTTctttcatcttcatcatcaaccCATTACTCTTCTTTCCCTTTTCATCAGGTTTCTTTAAAAAAGGTTTCTTTTTTGGTTGATTTTCAATGTAGAAAGCTTGTTTTTGCTTGTTCTAAGAAACCCATTCCGGGTTCTGTGAATTTGGATCCGAGTATCTCGAATTCCGGGTCCGGGTCATCAAAGAATGACAGTGATGGAGCTTCATCTTCTCCTTCCAATGCCATTGATTTCCTCACTTTGTGTCATAGTCTTAAG ACCACAAAGCGGAAGGGATGGGTAAATCATGCAATAAAAGGTTCTGAATCTATTGCTGATCATATGTATCGTATGTCATTGATGGCTCTGATTGTTGGCGACCTTCCTGGTGTTAACAGGGAAAG GTGTATCAAGATGGCTATTGTTCATGATATTGCAGAAG CAATTGTCGGAGATATAACTCCATCTGATGGTGTACCTAAGGCTGAAAAAAGCAGACTTGAGCAAGCTGCTTTGACTGAAATGTGCAAAGTTCTTGGTGGAGGGATGAGAg CTGAAGAGATTAAAGAACTATGGCAAGAGTATGAAAACAATGCTTCACTGGAAGCCAATCTCGTAAAAGATTTTGACAAG GTTGAAATGATTCTGCAGGCATTGGAATATGAATCAG AACATGGAAAGGTGCTGGATGAGTTTTTCCTTTCAACTGCAG GAAAGTTTCAAACAGAAATAGGGAAAAGCTGGGCAGCTGAAATCCATTTGAGGAGAAACTCCAGATTGGGAAACTGA
- the LOC107020580 gene encoding uncharacterized protein LOC107020580, giving the protein MEDKNMFAADCIVICCCCQCLILQIIILFLLNLPYKLLKKTKECIKKLRYRRRNKKTFREIEINRHEDDEILIDHGGCLRVELESLCCMEEVEKVLEEFSQKGEFAFGSFWGGDEEDVIKTDRITTCIHKQTVDYDVFHTHLIQVFGSFNLQ; this is encoded by the coding sequence ATGGAAGACAAAAACATGTTCGCAGCCGATTGCATCGTCATATGTTGCTGCTGTCAATGCTTGATCCTCCAAATCATCATCTTGTTCTTGCTTAACCTTCCATACAAGTtgttaaagaaaacaaaagagtgTATAAAGAAACTGAGATATCGAAGACGGAACAAGAAAACTTTTAGGGAGATAGAGATCAACAGACATGAAGATGATGAAATCTTGATAGATCATGGAGGATGTTTGAGAGTTGAACTTGAGAGTTTGTGTTGTATGGAAGAAGTTGAAAAGGTTTTAGAGGAGTTTTCTCAAAAGGGTGAATTTGCTTTTGGAAGCTTTTGGGGTGGGGATGAAGAGGATGTGATAAAGACAGATAGAATCACAACATGTATACATAAACAAACAGTTGATTATGATGTTTTTCATACTCATTTGATACAAGTTTTTGGATCTTTCAACTTGCAATGA
- the LOC107020579 gene encoding proline-rich receptor-like protein kinase PERK9, whose amino-acid sequence MSVVVSPPPSLAPFPVPPIVLSPPPQLSSPPPASQPNATAPPVSSLPPTLPPQSSPPPALPTLPQSPTPSNVTSPPPSNVTSPPPMASPPTESAPPTVSPPPIPPASSPPPVSSPPPSSSPPPQSSPPPASAPPPTSSPPVSSSPPPEVEPPPVSPPPQPTVPTSSPPPPPKEDPPPTSPPPQPTTPPSSPSPPPKVDSPPFSPPPPAQNPDPTAPPQSPEPPKGSPPVNSPPSPASVPPRGSPPTPASDPPANTPPLPALTPPQGSPPTPSLEPPKNTPPSPSVPSGGNTTDRPSDNAAGSANSSSSSGIGTGGTVAIGVIVAVLLLSIVGLVGWCLWKRKKKAFRPSGGNVMPTPSGSTPNSDSVLLKIQESTPDTRNGTGNKFLNSPGGSGGFGNPKIWFTYEELVKATGDFSAENLLGAGGFGSVYKGCLPDGRDVAVKQLDIGGRQGDREFRAEVEIISRVHHRHLVSLVGYCISENRRLLVYEYVPNNTLYFHLHAEGRPVMDWTTRVKIAVGAARGIAYLHEDCNPRIIHRDIKSSNILLDINFEARVSDFGLAKLAQDAKTHVTTRVVGTFGYMAPEYASTGKLTEKSDIYSFGVVLLELITGRKPVDTSQPLGDESLVEWARPLLSHALEKVEFDQLVDPRLERNYVIPEMFQLIEAAAACVRHSAAKRPGMGQIMRAFDNMSASDLTNGMKVGESTIYNSADQSAEIRLFRRMAFGSPDFSSDFFSQGTQHSGESAEDRV is encoded by the exons ATGTCAGTAGTAGTTTCTCCACCTCCAAGTCTTGCACCATTTCCTGTCCCACCAATTGTCTTGAGTCCACCTCCTCAGCTTTCTTCTCCGCCCCCTGCATCTCAGCCTAATGCGACAGCACCACCCGTGTCTTCTCTTCCTCCAACATTACCCCCACAATCTTCTCCTCCCCCGGCCTTACCAACACTACCACAATCACCTACTCCAAGTAACGTGACATCGCCGCCTCCTAGTAACGTGACATCGCCTCCTCCAATGGCTTCCCCACCCACAGAATCCGCTCCTCCAACAGTTAGTCCTCCACCTATCCCACCTGCTAGTTCACCGCCACCTGTATCTTCTCCTCCTCCTTCCAGTTCACCACCACCTCAATCTTCTCCTCCCCCTGCTAGTGCTCCTCCACCTACATCTAGCCCACCAGTTAGTTCATCACCACCTCCAGAAGTTGAGCCTCCACCTGTCTCACCTCCCCCACAACCAACTGTTCCTACAAGTTCACCTCCACCGCCTCCAAAAGAAGATCCTCCTCCTACCTCACCTCCACCACAACCAACCACTCCTCCAAGTTCACCTTCACCACCTCCCAAAGTTGATTCTCCACCTTTTTCACCTCCGCCGCCTGCACAGAATCCGGATCCTACTGCACCACCACAATCTCCTGAACCTCCGAAAGGTTCACCACCCGTGAATTCACCTCCATCACCAGCGTCTGTGCCACCAAGAGGTTCACCTCCTACCCCAGCCTCTGACCCTCCTGCAAATACACCTCCATTGCCAGCGCTTACGCCACCACAAGGTTCACCTCCTACACCATCCTTGGAACCTCCTAAAAATACACCTCCTTCACCATCAGTTCCTTCTGGTGGAAACACTACCGATAGGCCCAGTGACAATGCAGCAGGTAGCGCAAACAGTTCCAGTAGTAGCGGCATAGGAACTGGAGGTACAGTTGCAATTGGCGTCATTGTTGCTGTTTTATTGCTTAGTATTGTTGGATTAGTGGGTTGGTGCTTATGGAAACGAAAGAAAAAGGCTTTTCGTCCCAGTGGCGGGAATGTCATGCCAACCCCTTCGGGCTCCACCCCAAATTCTG ATTCCGTCTTATTGAAGATACAGGAATCAACACCTGATACCAGAAATGGAACTGGAAACAAATTCCTAAATTCTCCTGGAGGATCTGGTGGATTTGGAAATCCAAAGATATGGTTTACCTATGAAGAACTAGTTAAGGCTACTGGTGACTTCTCGGCTGAGAATTTGTTGGGAGCAGGTGGATTTGGTTCTGTATACAAAGGATGTCTACCAGATGGGAGGGATGTAGCAGTAAAGCAACTAGATATTGGTGGGCGCCAGGGGGACCGGGAGTTCAGAGCTGAAGTTGAAATCATTAGTCGAGTACACCATCGCCATTTGGTTTCCCTTGTAGGTTATTGCATTTCTGAAAATAGAAGATTGCTTGTTTATGAATATGTCCCAAATAACACCCTTTACTTCCATCTTCATG CCGAAGGAAGGCCTGTTATGGATTGGACAACACGTGTTAAGATTGCTGTTGGTGCAGCTCGTGGAATAGCTTATCTGCATGAAGATT GCAATCCTCGTATTATCCACAGAGACATCAAGTCATCAAACATTCTTTTAGATATTAACTTTGAGGCTCGG GTTTCTGATTTTGGATTAGCTAAATTAGCTCAGGATGCAAAAACTCATGTTACAACACGTGTTGTGGGAACATTTGG CTACATGGCTCCTGAATATGCATCAACTGGCAAGCTGACTGAAAAATCTGATATATATTCTTTTGGGGTTGTGCTTCTGGAGCTAATTACTGGACGGAAGCCTGTTGATACATCTCAGCCTTTAGGGGACGAGAGTCTAGTTGAATGG GCACGACCGTTGCTTTCTCATGCCCTTGAGAAAGTGGAATTTGATCAGCTTGTAGATCCACGCCTCGAGAGGAATTATGTTATCCCTGAGATGTTTCAACTGATTGAGGCAGCTGCAGCTTGTGTGCGCCACTCAGCTGCAAAGAGACCAGGGATGGGACAG ATCATGAGAGCTTTTGATAACATGTCTGCGTCTGATCTAACCAATGGGATGAAAGTTGGCGAAAGTACAATATATAACTCCGCAGATCAATCTGCAGAAATAAGATTGTTTCGAAGGATGGCATTTGGTAGTCCAGATTTTAGTTCCGATTTTTTTAGTCAAGGTACACAGCATAGTGGAGAGTCGGCTGAAGATAGAGTATAG
- the LOC107020685 gene encoding putative phospholipid-transporting ATPase 9: MRTGRRKKLHFSNFYSFRCGKASVLSDDHSQIGGPGFSRVVFCNEPDSFESGIREYAGNYVSTTKYTAATFLPKSLFEQFRRVANFYFLVTGILAFTPLAPYTALSAILPLVLVIGATMVKEGIEDWRRKQQDVEVNSRKVKVHHGDGVFNLTEWRHLKVGDIVKVEKDQFFPADLLLLSSCFDDAVCYVETMNLDGETNLKLKQALEVTSSLHEDANFKDFKALVKCEDPNANLYTFVGSMEYEEQQNPLSPQQLLLRDSKLRNTEYIYGAVIFTGHDTKVMQNATDPPSKRSKIERKMDRIIYFLFAVLFAIAFVGSVYFGIVTEKDLDDRHNRWYLQPENSDNSVAGTAYGRGITEVEKAMAKRNGSPLMAKSNDHGEDGVVTPRKSTVKGFNFEDERIMNASWLFEPHSDVIQKFFRLLAVCHTVIPEVDEVTGKVSYEAESPDEAAFVIAAREVGFEFFKRTQTNVSVHELDLESGKRIERSYKILNVLEFNSTRKRMSVIVKDEDGKILLLSKGADSIMFERLGKSGRRFEQETRDHVNEYADAGLRTLILAYRELSEEEYKTFNEKFLEAKNSVSEDREAIIDAVTDKIEKDLILLGATAVEDKLQPGVPDCIDKLAQAGIKIWVLTGDKMETAINIGYACSLLRQGMTQIIITLESPEIIAVEKAGEKNAIARASKGSVTQQITEGKALLTASSTEAFALIIDGKSLTYALDDEVKDMFLDLAIKCASVICCRSSPKQKALVTRLVKNGTGKITLAVGDGANDVGMLQEADIGVGISGVEGMQAVMSSDVAIAQFRFLERLLLVHGHWCYRRISTMICYFFYKNIVFGVTLFLYEGYASFSGQPAYNEWFLSTYNVFFTSLPVIALGVFDQDVSARLCLKFPLLYQEGIQNLLFRWRRIIGWMVNGVCSAVIIYFFCITALDPQAFKEDGKVAEFPVVGATMYTCVVWVANCQMALAISYFTLIQHIVIWGGIALWYIFLLIYGNMSSTFSTTAYKIFVEALAPSPFYWIISILTVISALIPYFAYNAIQTRFFPMYHGMIQWIRYEGRSEDPEFCHMVRQRSIRPTTVGFTARSLARRDPFEEKKEHNSSHR; this comes from the exons ATGAGGACAGGGAGAAGGAAGAAGCTACATTTTAGcaatttttactcatttagatGTGGGAAAGCATCAGTTTTGAGTGATGATCATTCACAAATTGGAGGGCCTGGATTTTCCAGAGTGGTGTTTTGCAATGAACCAGATAGTTTTGAGTCTGGAATTAGGGAATATGCTGGGAATTATGTCAGCACAACAAAATATACTGCTGCAACTTTCTTGCCAAAGTCCTTGTTTGAGCAATTTAGAAGAGTAGCTAACTTCTACTTTCTTGTTACTGGTATCTTGGCTTTTACACCATTGGCTCCTTACACTGCTTTAAGTGCCATTCTTCCTCTTGTACTTGTTATTGGAGCTACTATGGTTAAAGAGGGTATTGAAGATTGGCGTAGAAAACAACAG GATGTTGAGGTGAACAGTAGGAAGGTTAAAGTACACCATGGAGATGGAGTTTTTAATCTTACTGAATGGCGACATTTGAAAGTTGGTGATATTGTTAAGGTGGAGAAGGATCAATTCTTTCCGGCCGACCTTCTTTTGCTTTCGTCTTGTTTTGATGATGCGGTTTGCTATGTTGAGACCATGAACCTTGATGGAGAGACTAATTTGAAGCTTAAACAGGCATTGGAGGTTACTTCATCCTTGCATGAAGATGCAAACTTCAAAGACTTTAAAGCTTTAGTTAAATGTGAAGATCCTAATGCTAATTTGTATACTTTTGTTGGAAGTATGGAATACGAAGAACAACAGAATCCTCTTTCTCCCCAGCAATTACTCCTCAGAGACTCTAAATTGCGCAAcacagaatatatatatggggCTGTTATCTTTACTGGTCATGACACAAAGGTCATGCAGAATGCAACAGACCCCCCTTCGAAAAGAAGCAAAATTGAGAGGAAGATGGATAGAATCATTTACTTCTTATTTGCAGTTCTATTCGCAATTGCTTTTGTTGGATCAGTCTACTTTGGAATTGTGACTGAAAAGGATCTAGATGACAGACATAACAGGTGGTATCTACAACCTGAAAATTCAGACAACTCCGTGGCTGGTACTGCTTATGGACGTGGTATTACAGAAGTTGAAAAGGCCATGGCTAAGAGAAATGGATCTCCACTGATGGCAAAAAGTAATGATCATGGTGAGGATGGTGTTGTTACTCCTAGGAAGTCCACCGTTAAAGGTTTCAATTTTGAAGACGAAAGAATCATGAATGCGAGTTGGCTTTTTGAGCCTCATTCAGATGTAATACAGAAGTTCTTCCGTTTGTTAGCAGTCTGTCATACAGTCATACCAGAAGTAGATGAAGTTACAGGCAAGGTTTCTTATGAAGCTGAGTCTCCAGATGAAGCAGCCTTTGTGATTGCTGCTAGGGAAGTTGGTTTTGAATTCTTTAAAAGGACACAGACAAATGTGTCGGTACATGAATTGGATCTGGAATCTGGCAAGAGAATTGAGAG GTCATACAAGATTTTGAACGTTTTGGAGTTTAATAGTACAAGAAAAAGGATGTCTGTCATTGTAAAGGATGAGGACGGAAAGATCTTGTTACTCTCCAAAGGTGCTGACAGTATCATGTTTGAAAGACTCGGCAAGAGTGGTAGAAGGTTTGAACAAGAAACAAGGGATCATGTGAATGAGTATGCTGATGCAGGTTTGAGGACCTTGATACTGGCTTATCGTGAGCTCAGTGAAGAAGAATACAAAACTTTCAATGAGAAATTTTTAGAGGCCAAGAATTCAGTCAGTGAAGACCGTGAAGCAATCATTGATGCAGTAACAGATAAGATAGAAAAAGACTTGATTCTTCTTGGTGCTACTGCTGTAGAGGACAAACTTCAACCAGGG GTTCCTGATTGCATTGACAAACTTGCTCAAGCAGGCATAAAGATTTGGGTTTTGACCGGGGATAAGATGGAAACAGCCATTAATATCGG TTATGCGTGTAGTTTGCTTAGACAAGGAATGACGCAAATTATCATAACACTGGAAAGCCCTGAAATTATAGCTGTAGAGAAAGCCGGAGAAAAGAATGCCATTGCCAGG gCTTCAAAGGGAAGTGTTACACAGCAAATTACTGAAGGAAAGGCTCTACTTACTGCTTCAAGCACAGAGGCATTTGCTTTGATCATTGATGGGAAATCTCTTACTTATGCCCTAGATGATGAAGTGAAAGATATGTTTTTAGACCTTGCAATCAAATGTGCCTCTGTTATATGCTGTCGTTCTTCACCAAAACAGAAGGCACTG GTAACAAGACTTGTCAAAAACGGTACTGGAAAGATTACATTGGCAGTTGGAGATGGAGCTAATGATGTAGGAATGCTTCAAGAAGCTGATATCGGAGTTGGAATCAGTGGCGTCGAAGGAATGCAG GCTGTTATGTCAAGTGATGTTGCAATTGCTCAGTTCCGATTTTTGGAGCGCTTGCTTTTAGTGCATGGCCATTGGTGTTATAGAAGGATCTCTACTATG ATATGCTACTTCTTCTACAAAAACATCGTATTTGGTGTCACTCTGTTCTTATATGAGGGATATGCATCATTTTCTGGACAACCAGCATACAATGAATGGTTTCTGTCAACTTACAATGTCTTCTTCACATCACTCCCGGTGATTGCTTTGGGAGTTTTTGATCAAGATGTATCTGCCAGATTGTGTCTTAAG TTCCCTTTGCTGTACCAAGAAGGTATCCAGAATCTCCTTTTCAGATGGCGTCGTATAATTGGCTGGATGGTCAATGGCGTTTGCAGCGCGGTGATAATCTACTTCTTCTGCATAACAGCACTAGATCCTCAAGCCTTTAAAGAAGACGGTAAAGTTGCTGAATTTCCTGTTGTTGGAGCAACCATGTACACATGTGTTGTTTGGGTTGCCAACTGCCAGATGGCTCTTGCTATCAGTTATTTTACCTTAATCCAGCATATAGTCATCTGGGGTGGAATTGCTCTCTGGTACATTTTCCTTCTGATTTATGGAAACATGTCTTCAACATTTTCCACTACCGCATACAAGATCTTCGTGGAAGCTTTAGCCCCATCCCCATTCTACTGGATCATCTCAATATTGACAGTCATTTCAGCTCTAATTCCATACTTTGCATACAATGCTATTCAAACGCGGTTCTTCCCAATGTACCACGGGATGATTCAATGGATAAGATACGAGGGAAGGTCCGAGGACCCAGAGTTCTGCCATATGGTAAGACAGAGGTCAATAAGGCCCACAACCGTAGGTTTCACTGCTCGTTCATTGGCTAGAAGAGATCCTTTCGAAGAGAAGAAAGAGCACAATAGTAGCCATAGATAA